tatatatatatatatatatatatatatatatacacatacatatatatataacaatattacttaaaaatggGATAATCAGATAAAgcttttgaagtttaaaatatttaaattattaaatttaaaaataaataaaataaaaagtcttaatGTCATTACAAAGTTATAATAGATGCAATATAACCTAACAACAAGGAAACAATCAATAAGCGTCAAGGCTTTACAATCTACTTTtcatgttatttaaaaataatttcgtTTTTATCATAGTATCACTAAAGGTGGGTCTTTatcataatgataaaaaattggTGGGGATTAATGCACTGTTATGATAAATtcattaataatgtaataagcaaatattaatgtgtatttatataagtattttagcaatacaaatttttttaaaagagcaagactaaaaagaagctatttataacaataagaataaatttgtgcagattttgattaaaaaataatttttaagaaagatcAAGTTTAAaggattaataaaaaatttacaaaaacaagttATCACAAagcaaacttattttaaaagatcgagaaaaaaaataaactagtcaaataaaatatatgatcaAGGATTTTGTTAGCGTTTAGAGCtgaaaaacaaatatgtttacataatatttatagtaataaaaaatatgtttcttgataaattatttgttaGCGCATATCGAGCACCAGGgaattgtttgttaatttttttttagagaatgCTTATTTCTATCGCAGTTTTGACGATTGCcgtagttttatttgttttgttcgTGTATAACAAATGCTACACTCAACATTCTAAAACAAAGCTGTATTGTAAAGATAACCTTATAAAAAATGCCTTATTGCGTATAACTCCAGCTATAAAAGAAGACTTTGTACCAACCTTCTGGGCAAACAGTAGCTTTCTTCAAACTTGGATGAGGACATTAATTCGTATAATTCATACAAACGAATTAGTAACTAAACGCCAGTACGTTGAAATGCGAGATGATGGTATAACATCTCTTGATTTTATTTATCGTGATGAAGTAATCAGTGATAATGAAACCAAACCTATTCTTGTCATTATTCCTAGTGTTTTAAACACGCATCGAAAATCATATACTCAATTGTGTAACCTTGCAATTAGCAATGGTTATAGaccaatagtttttaataaaagaggTTATTCTAAAACACCGTTATCTCATTTATCTTCGCTATCCAGTGAGTCAGATTTTGATGATACGTTcgcttatataagtaaaaaatatcctTTTAGTGACCTCTATGTTATTGCTTACTCAATGGAAGCAACCAATTTTGTCAACTGTTTGTACGAATACGATCCATGCCCACGAATTCTTGGCGTTGTTTGCATTTCTGCGACGTTTGGTTGcgaaaattttacaaaaaatctttcaaTCAAAGAACCGTACAATCGTTtattaacagaaaaattaaaatcaatctACTTGCAACATTCGGTtgtaaaagaaagttttaactACAATTTAATACAAAGTTGTAAAGCGGTGGACGAGCTGCAAAAACAAATTAGTAAACCTGGATATAAGTTATACCGACCCATTCCTaaaacaaacactttttttacacCGGTCTTGTTCATTAACTCCGTAGACGATCCAGTTGTACCTGTTCAATGTCTACCTTACTCTATAGTTTCTAAATTAGATAATTGTTTCCTTCTAACAACTGAAAAAGGAGGTCATTGCGGTTTTTATGAAGGATTTGTTCCTTTGTGTTGGGctgaaaaaattgctttaaattttttcgaaaaagcagcaaacaacaaaaaattattttcttctaCAATGCACGGATCAAGATCAAGAAGCGCAACTTGTTATTAAATTGGTTCAAAATAATGGTACATTTGACCAATTTACTTACAAAAATGTTTCCCTAAAATATTACCTTTTTATAGAATAAacaattggaaaaaataaatattttctaatattacTTAACTATGCCCTACTTTACAACTGCAAAATGGTTATTACgcatataatttctaaaatgcTTTCAAGTTAAAACtgtatgtttaaaaaatcatttgtcaTCAttgtttactaaataaaataaacaaattattataactttgtaaaCAAACGATTGAgtaataaaagtataagagAATAATAGAATTAGTTTTAGGAACCAAAAATCCCAAAGTTATAAATAGAAAGTGCAtaagaaaatcttatttaaaccAATTGTGGCCTACCGCAAGGGTGAAGATATTAAACAACGGATacatatgaaatttaaaaaataaaaatgtattagtttCTCAAATACTTAGCTAATAAAGTATGCCAATATTCATTTTGTCTATTTCCATaaacacaacaaaaaagtataatttttcacCTTAATTCTAACACAAGCAAAcctatttatcaaaaataaatacaaatcttcataaaatgattttatagaAATAGAAAATCAAATTGATTGGGtaagtttacttatttttaaataactcttaACTTTCTTACATATCTATTATCTCTTATATCTATTATCTCTTATATCTATTAAATCTACTTTCGACTGTTGTTTTTATGTCCACAAACATGAAGAAAAGCTCTTTTTTTATAAGACGACCTGTTTAAACCTTCATGCATGTACACAGCGTTAAATTGTTTGGTGTATGTACACTACAGTGCCTCTATAATAATATATCCTAAAAGAGTACGCTTATCTCAGTAGAAAGAAtcaatttctttcttttctttcaaatttgaATTCAAAAACGGGGAGAAAGGTAATTGTGGTTAAAGATTTTGaacttccaaaaaaatttaagtcataaaaataatttattataactttcaaattataaatattctGGTACATAAGCtaactttgaaaaaacaaatctaGGTAAGTCAATTGATGTCCTGCAATAAAATCTAGAATGTGAcctaaaaattacttaaacttCGAAATATCTTGTGTTTCTGAAAAAATGGCTCACTTCGGAAAGATTTCTTTAGATTGCgggtttctttttattttctaattaaaaaaccgTTGAAAATTGCGTTTGATTATCTAATTTATAGTTGGTATGTATTAACTTTGCTTCAAATAAACGTATGTTGTGTTTTAATAGTGATAAAAACTGTAAAGACATATGCATAATTTGTATTTAGGTAATGCATTTTCGAGATTCTTGGTTTCCAAATGTGTACCTAAGGTATTAGGAGGGAAGGAGGTAGTAACACCCAGCTTGAAGATAATTCATTAAAATGTTGCAAATTTCTAAGTATAAATACTGAAgctaataagttaataaattgaGTGGAAAGTTAATAAATTGAGTGGAAAGTGCAGTCTTATCAATGAGCGCCACAGAAAAGAATTTTACCAAGAAGCTCACGCTTCCATCTTTACCAATGATGCATATACCGCCAGAGTCGGCTTCAAACTACGGACCGCCAGTTCTCAAGTCAGAACTCTTAACACTACACCTTGGATgcctaattatttaaattttattttcaataacaattcTTCATTCTAATTAGTCGcatttcatttattatattattttttttcaaataccaaGGATCGTCTAAGCAAAACAGAAAAACTGACTCGGCctatttttgtattttcgaTCTAGtgaaaaaaagtaacttaattttctaaaaaatagttcACTTTATGTAGCCTTTTTCACAAAAACTCTAATAGTGCCATTTTAATGACTTCTTCAActaaacacaaattttttagattatagttttaaaaaagattaagtttattaaaatacgaTAACCATATTTTGGCCATTTTTGATCTGCTCGTTGTTTCGCGGTGTcacgttaaataagtagatcgttaaataagtagacaaAATGATATTCTGCGCATGCGTTAGTTTACGGATACTTATTTAACGTATTAAGTcacgttaaataagtagatcgTTAAATATGTAGACAAACTGAACAATCGAGGCATTTTGTTAACCCAGAcgaactaatttaaaaaaaaacatatgttaACCGAACTAAAAGCATTTTCTTTGCTATGCGAATTGTTATTACTTTAGAACATTTTTATAGTGATAATTTACtacttataataatatttaactcaCGACGTATATTCTAATCGCAATTTATATCATTATAGTATAGTAtgacaagaaatatatttttaaaaaaaaactttttgataggCCATTCACCCGTAttaatgatatcaaataaaatagtcATCTCACAAGGAAGTTTATTGTATTCCTAAATAATTTAACTGTTcattttagcaaaatgttttaCGTTAAATTATTTATCCTTAACCCTTAAACTTAACGattgtaaaatttgtaattgttacTTGATTCTACGCAGATAAATAGTAAGGACAGCATTCTGATGTTATcccagaaaaaagaaaataatttattaattcatGTCTAgcctttttttgtgtgttaatTTACCTCCTCAAAGCCGAAAAAGACACTACAGTCGAAGAGGCTGCTTTAGTTGttgttacaaccctctctcaactctataacttcgaAACACAAACCATGGCGATCAAGATCGCtacgcggagaaacaagttgagcgcggtactgcCAGGAACGTGGTGGCGATCGAACTCAGAACTTTTTGATTATGAGGCGAGcgctttaccactacaccactactgtaCTACCGTTGAATAACAACCTAGACGGGTATTATTCGACGATTTTAGCGATCTTAATGTATGCATAgcgcaataataataaaatgtgacCTAAATTTAGTTTACTATTTCTTACTAtgagaatgttttaaatacaaacgATATTAAAGAAACTATCCACTTCATGCTacactaaaactttattttgaaaataaaatcaatataataatatccTAACACATCAATGAGAAAAATAACATCCTTACACAATataaatagcaaaataaaacaacatggTTTTTAAgtccttttgaaaaaatttaacttggtTGAAACTTGGGCATTTTCGGAAGAAAATCGATTTTTCCACATGGAATTACAAGCCTACATAGAATagaaatatagtataatataaataaaatcacaataaataaataaaataattataaaaatgcttttgtGCCAGAAGAGTACTTAATAAATGCATTGATTaatatatgtcaataaattgatttacaaaATGAACTCTAATTGAAggatttgaatttttaaatcaaataaatgttaaaaatgttaaaacagcCATATACCAACATGCCAGAATAGTCTATACTTTCACAATATTcgataaaaattgattaaatatctcattataattaaaaattagatagccatatttttaaatactcctTTTTCGTGTAGTTGTAATAGTAGCTATAATCAACTGCAACTGCAacaaaatgtatgtaaataaagAACTGACTTTAATAACTGTACCTATCGACTATATCTTATATCGATAACCCTAGTTGAATAACTGATGACAGTAAGATAAAAACAACTACAAAGTGAGCAAAACAAATCATCATGccaataacaaaataaagaagaaaCAATAGTTGACCTAAATTAGCCAATTGTATAACTTTAGACATCTATAAGacacttacaaaaataaagtaagtaatgaattttttaaatattaactagaACATAAGGTACATAAACAaaccaacaataaaaaacaaaaaaaacatatttatgtatattgaTTGaacttaaatattcaaatatgtcataaaaacaaaaactgtagaAATAACAGGATATACTCACAACATTGATAGTACTAAAGACACACTGTTTATGACAGTATAACACAGTAACAAAAGGAAACATCTCTAATTTACCATTCTCAATACATTTCAGGTAATGCGACCACATgtcattatctttttatataactaaactTAGGTTGATACTGCTACACAAAACCATTGCATCTCCTTTTAAGAAAAGATCACAATCATTTTCATGTGCAACTCTATGCACAAACAATGGCGCATCACCTTTACTTAAACTATTAAAGAGTGAATCATAAAACTAAACACACTTCCAATGTAAAACAACATCAGGACACATTATTTAGAAACACCCAATATGATTTTCTAACATTAATCGTTTGCATACAACTGTAACCTTCTGAAAAACcacctaaattaaaataactaaaaaagcaaaaaatacagatattttaaacttggaaacccaaatattttagaaaactgatataaaaacaaactttgtgcTAAATAAATCAAGGTATCATCAAGCCAGCCAGGTGAGTCTCTTAaaatatcaatcaatcaattcatatattctgaaatagttGTTACATTCATGGaagtttacaaatagtacatgtactaatcttaagtaaaaaccttGTAAATAAAAGCTactaaatatattgttaatgcTAATAGTAATAATCGTCCACAGCTGTAACAAAGcaaacattaaaagttaaaggagtaaaatactaataatgataataataagaGTGGTAgtagtaacaataataacaatacaatgataaaagtataatgataataataaaaataaaatgacaacaataaaaataattacaataatcataaaaagaataatagtCATTTAGTATTAGTCACACACATACACCTTTTATTAATgtgatttatattattatcatattttgGTAATGTGATTTATACTATACTGTGATTTATAAACTCAAATAGAtaatcaaatatattaataaagttgGTTATATAAAAACCTTACACGACAGTAATTATGAAAATAtcagaatataaaattatgttcatACACACATTATGttcatacacacatatatagacacatatataaacacacatacatacacatatacatatatatacatacacatacacatatatacacatatacacacacacacacacacacacacacacacacacacacacacacacatatatatatacatacacacatacatatatacatatatacacatatacatatatatatatatatatatatatatatatatatacacatatatatatacatatatacacatatacatatatatacacatacacacacatacacatacacacacaaatatatatatataaatatatatatacttacatacacacgcacacatatatatacacatataaatatatacaaacatacacatacacatccatgtatacatatatacatacatacatatacactcACACTTATTCACATGCGCTTATCACAAACACTTATACATAGATACGCATATCTTTGGATTTATAAACTGTATTTGATTAGGAAGGAATGGAATAGGTTActcttaaaaacataaattgaatGGAGAGCTTTCAGGTCATAGGGAAGGTTATTCCAAGATTTTATACTTTGGTTTTTTATGGACTTATATCCATAAGTAACAGAACGATGATTTAAGACTGCAAGATTGAGATTATCAGTTGATCGAAGATAGTATcggttatttgcattttttgggAAGAAATTGTTGAAGGAAAGAGGTAGGTTTTTGTGTTGGTGGTTCCAGACAAACTGGCAATTCAAGAATTGAACAAGGTCGCATAGTTTAAGGATCTTAGAAGTAAGATAAAGCACATTAGGATTGGATTTGTCATTctgaaaatgtattatttttaaagctttgttttgAAGATGAGATATCCTTAAAACTTCTTGCTGTTGAGATTGTCCCCATATTTGACAAGCATATTGTATATGCGAGCCAAAATCTAAGGCCTTGTCTAAGGCCTTATCTAAGGCCTTGTTTTAAGACTGTATTGacaaactttaaagaaaaatttgaacttCGACAGCCTCTATTTACAACGGTACTATCATTAACAAATAGCTTTTTTTCTCATCGATtggtttaagaaaaataagCAGACTTTATctaataatctaaaattttagagttttttgaaGAGTAccaaaaatctataaaataaagtagttgcataaattgttaatttttcaatatatttacttcaattatcaataattgtaataatatatttttttcaagttttaaggCAAGAAGTCCAATAAGGTCTAAGGGAAGTTTGTGTACCTATAGCCAGATTTTTTTAATGCCCAAATTCAAGGCCCCAGACTTGTCTAAAGAAGGCGAAACTGATACGATCACATCTCTATACTAATTACTTTGTATTAGTATAAGTATATTGacttatactaataaaattccATCAAGTAAAAGGGTTTAAAAATCAGTGGCCCTAGGTACAATCagctttttttaaactgtacCTAGGGTCACTTTCTGAAAATTAGATTCAAATccataataaatttacagttaATTTGGTTTTAGATTGTTTTCAATAAGTATTTCTAGTAATACTTAATTGCAACTCTTAAATACATAACAAAATTGACTAATAGTTCTGAGCAAAATTGACAAATAAGTCAATGCATAAAATGGAAGTCCCAAAATAACTGTGGGTTTTGAGATGCTGAGACATAGTATAAAATTAACTtcagaaacataaaataatataaaatatacaataataataaactcttaatcataaattatataaaagcttAACTTAAATAGTGggttatatatacacataccaCAAAGTTgacacttttttattataataatttattattccaTCAGGGACTGCTAAACATTTTCAACAGAGTAATTATAGACTggcattttaattatataattttaaaaattttaaaaatacgattatttttgtttttcgaGTTTATACCTAACGGAATCAAGGCTACTTATAGATTTAACCAACCTAACGGAAGCTTTTGCTGTATCTGCGCAGGCGTTACGCTTGCGCAGATCTGACtgtctacttatttaacgatctacttatttaacgtgACAGCGGCACCGAACTAGATACgcgtttgtttgtttttaagaacaaaatttttaattataagttagtaaaaagaaaaaaagtatactgACAGAAATGTCGATAAGATCAAAagaacatgaaaaaaaaattccgaGTAATTAATAGTTAAAGAATAAGATAACTCGATAAAATGAATAacgaaataaaaacaaaaaaacaacactaaacttttacaactttcaagatgaaaacaaaatttttctctTGGCAAATAAACTGATAAGTGGAACTGGAACTTATATTAACGCAGGTTTTTCCAAAGAAAGGACGCTAGAGCAAATAAAACTTGCCGAATTTATCATATTTAGTTATTGATGGTAAATACACAATGactatatatgataaaatatattgttgagAAATTAGAAAGTAAATACgaagattttgttatttaactttttaaaaactgcatttattgttttcaaatcggcacatgatttttttaatttttatttgttaagtaaatCATTTACCGATTTGAAAACATTTGACAGatatggattttttttaaactgaaatagTTTTAATCCAAGTCTGTAAAACTAGCTTTAGTTCTaaattcatagaaaaaaaaaatcaacaaatgtgctattttaacaattttaagacacaattggtaaaaaaaatggGATAAGGTATACCTTGAACACAACTCCGGTtacaataactttataaaaactcatAGTGGCACATCCCTTTCAGAAAATTTGAACTACCCTCAAATTTTAAAACGACTCAAATTATGTATCTTTTTCTTGATTCAAACAGTAAATATGATATATGTTAAATGGTAGGTCGTTGTTATGGTAACCAATAAAATTagctaaaaatactaaaaaaagaatttatgctgtaaaaaaatatggaagAACGAGTAAAGGAGTAATA
This Hydra vulgaris chromosome 04, alternate assembly HydraT2T_AEP DNA region includes the following protein-coding sequences:
- the LOC100207389 gene encoding protein ABHD15, which translates into the protein MLISIAVLTIAVVLFVLFVYNKCYTQHSKTKLYCKDNLIKNALLRITPAIKEDFVPTFWANSSFLQTWMRTLIRIIHTNELVTKRQYVEMRDDGITSLDFIYRDEVISDNETKPILVIIPSVLNTHRKSYTQLCNLAISNGYRPIVFNKRGYSKTPLSHLSSLSSESDFDDTFAYISKKYPFSDLYVIAYSMEATNFVNCLYEYDPCPRILGVVCISATFGCENFTKNLSIKEPYNRLLTEKLKSIYLQHSVVKESFNYNLIQSCKAVDELQKQISKPGYKLYRPIPKTNTFFTPVLFINSVDDPVVPVQCLPYSIVSKLDNCFLLTTEKGGHCGFYEGFVPLCWAEKIALNFFEKAANNKKLFSSTMHGSRSRSATCY